One genomic window of Sphingomonas ginsengisoli An et al. 2013 includes the following:
- a CDS encoding DUF4886 domain-containing protein has product MRRILVAVAALLSAAVPAHAAGPTRILFIGNSFTQGAHSAVRNWRADSVADLNRAGYGGVPALFKMFTAEAGLNYDVSLETEGGKTLGFHYDERRQRVDQPWDVVVLQELSVLDGKRPGDPTNYLRDVGRFATLFRARNPAVRLELMATWTRADQTYRPGGHWYGKPVTTMALDLRAAADRARARTPNVVGVLPVGQAFNRAFAERVADPNPYDGVSFGQLDLWSYDQYHASVAGYYLEALVVFGKITGVKPTKLGAQEKAADELGLLPEQATALQKVAEATLIAEAN; this is encoded by the coding sequence ATCCGACGCATACTGGTGGCCGTTGCCGCCTTGCTGTCCGCCGCAGTCCCGGCTCATGCCGCCGGGCCGACGCGGATCCTGTTCATCGGCAACAGCTTCACCCAGGGCGCGCACTCGGCGGTCCGCAACTGGCGCGCCGACAGCGTCGCCGACCTCAATCGTGCGGGCTATGGCGGCGTCCCGGCGCTGTTCAAGATGTTCACGGCCGAGGCCGGGCTGAACTATGATGTCAGCCTCGAAACCGAAGGCGGCAAGACACTCGGCTTTCATTATGACGAGCGCCGCCAGCGCGTCGACCAGCCGTGGGACGTGGTAGTGCTCCAGGAGTTGAGCGTGCTCGATGGGAAGCGGCCCGGCGACCCGACCAACTACCTTCGCGACGTGGGCCGGTTCGCAACCCTCTTCCGGGCGCGCAATCCGGCCGTGCGGCTCGAGCTGATGGCGACCTGGACCCGCGCCGACCAGACCTATCGTCCCGGCGGCCATTGGTACGGCAAGCCGGTGACCACCATGGCGCTGGACCTGCGCGCCGCCGCCGACCGGGCGCGCGCCCGGACACCGAACGTCGTCGGCGTGCTGCCGGTCGGGCAAGCCTTCAACCGCGCCTTTGCCGAGCGGGTGGCCGATCCTAATCCCTACGACGGGGTGAGCTTCGGGCAGCTCGATCTGTGGTCGTACGACCAATATCATGCGAGCGTCGCCGGCTATTACCTCGAGGCGCTCGTCGTGTTCGGAAAGATCACAGGCGTGAAGCCGACCAAACTCGGCGCTCAGGAAAAGGCGGCCGACGAACTCGGCCTGTTGCCGGAACAGGCCACGGCACTTCAAAAAGTTGCCGAAGCGACCTTGATCGCGGAGGCCAATTAG
- a CDS encoding DUF3775 domain-containing protein, which yields MDPLTPLDTLCRIILRAREYEAQTPSDYDPGEDADNVDDEEEGSLSVLDDELNDGVEEELQAAFDDLGEDQLAEVLAFCWVGQGTYDTGDWDEAYDEALTEVRAKSAIDSLMEMPMLASVLESGMAAFDLTCEGVGDLS from the coding sequence ATGGACCCGCTGACGCCGCTCGACACCCTGTGCCGGATCATCCTGCGCGCCCGCGAATATGAGGCGCAGACGCCGAGCGACTACGACCCCGGCGAGGATGCCGATAATGTCGACGACGAGGAGGAAGGCTCGCTCTCGGTCCTCGACGACGAGTTGAACGACGGGGTCGAGGAGGAATTGCAGGCGGCGTTCGACGACCTGGGCGAAGACCAACTCGCCGAAGTGCTCGCCTTCTGCTGGGTCGGCCAGGGCACCTACGACACCGGCGACTGGGACGAGGCCTATGACGAGGCCCTGACCGAAGTCCGCGCCAAGAGCGCCATCGATTCGCTGATGGAGATGCCGATGCTGGCGAGCGTGCTCGAAAGCGGCATGGCGGCATTCGACCTCACCTGCGAGGGCGTCGGCGACCTGAGCTGA
- a CDS encoding PRC-barrel domain-containing protein has product MDQLASWVATGTTILAACLTASNLGSRITGYGFVIFTIGSIGWFLTGLLTGQPALMWTNVVMTLLNLFGVYRWLGRQAKVEDGAARATEKSATLPGEDLFAASALASAKLLGRAGEELGACVDAMIGCGSGRLHYLVVAEGGVAGVGETFRRVDWRQARMHEGAMTVPLDRGGLEALPTLTKNDWPGR; this is encoded by the coding sequence ATGGATCAACTTGCCTCTTGGGTCGCGACCGGCACGACCATCCTCGCCGCCTGCCTGACCGCCTCCAACCTCGGCAGCCGGATCACCGGCTATGGCTTCGTCATTTTTACCATCGGCTCGATCGGCTGGTTCCTGACTGGGCTCCTGACCGGCCAGCCGGCGCTGATGTGGACCAACGTCGTGATGACCTTGCTCAACCTGTTCGGCGTCTACCGCTGGCTCGGGCGCCAGGCCAAGGTCGAGGACGGCGCCGCCAGGGCCACGGAGAAGAGCGCGACGCTGCCCGGCGAGGATCTGTTCGCCGCTTCCGCGCTCGCCTCGGCCAAGTTGCTCGGCCGCGCGGGGGAGGAGCTTGGTGCCTGCGTCGACGCGATGATCGGCTGCGGCTCGGGCCGGCTTCATTATCTGGTGGTGGCGGAAGGCGGAGTGGCCGGGGTGGGCGAGACGTTTCGCCGGGTCGACTGGCGGCAGGCGCGGATGCACGAGGGCGCGATGACTGTGCCGCTCGACCGGGGCGGACTTGAGGCGCTGCCGACACTTACCAAGAACGATTGGCCGGGCCGGTGA
- a CDS encoding TonB-dependent receptor domain-containing protein, translated as MRARSLLLAGAALAAPAALRAQAAPSAPPPAPTEGTVAITPTGNIVADPAAPSVTTAPAGNSGADVVVVGSRIAGAKVNEALPVVVVGRDKLDSIGAVSGDELIRSIPQMGDVSFNPSNNPQTSNAARGDVGSVDLRSLGVGNTLVLLNGRRVVTHPASQGLSDTGTVPVLSYNSNAIPTLGLQRLEVLLDGGAALYGSDAVAGVVNTVLRDNYSGIRLQAQYGGAEGTHLREFQAGGLFGINLARGNITASVEYTHRRPLLAEDQDFTASADLRPLFADDPDFAGSTTPDGRATRGTWPALQVPVTGGRPRIGTTNLTSAAGSFTIRPTSLGGCTRALTPDLCLVNTALATTGAFRNLRYDTAVGTTVLPRIDRINAFANGHYGLTNSLTLFSELGYYRSHSLNIQPPVINLNQIWIPASNYYNPFGPTTINGQPNPNRLPGLVNVPAAGLPVLLTTYRYVDTGPQTVDVKSSQLRALVGLKGETMGFKWDSALTYSRARTVDSSFAVRSSALQRSLALSTPDAYNPFNGGCLDTLSYGDCTPSSQAAIDAIGFQLKRRSTTSLAMADFRASNSRLFSLPGGNVGLAIGGEVRRETQRDDRDSAVDGSSPFVDAVSGAVTISDAAAVSDNPDTHGSRTVAAAYAELAVPVISPEMHVPLVRSLDLQLAGRFEHYSDFGSVARPKIAAAWDVIDGLRFRGSYSKGFRAPNLEQVNAVEYARLATGQDLIRCQADLNAGRITSFTACGNNVGFSRRVSGNPDLKPEKSTNYNLGTVIEPKFIPHGLGRMTFTADYWSIKQKGIVGILGADTALALDYLLRLQGSSNPNVIRSAPNADDVAFFAGTGIAPAGQITTVRDQFINLLPQTVRGIDLGYYWTTPRTSIGRFDLSVNTTRLLKFSRPPGDTVDQLVAARAAGQINPATPLPETQNLIESNGRPKWRATASLTWSIDRFQVGGFARYTGAVNETGFVDANGVPYRVHDQLTANLYAQVTFKKGELYPGSLRWRVGVRNLTNAQPPLTSTGYLGSLYQPYARYWYTSVQTEF; from the coding sequence ATGCGTGCCAGATCACTGCTTCTTGCCGGCGCGGCGCTGGCGGCGCCCGCCGCCCTGCGCGCGCAGGCCGCACCGAGCGCGCCACCGCCCGCACCGACCGAAGGGACGGTCGCGATCACACCGACGGGTAACATCGTCGCCGACCCGGCGGCGCCTTCGGTCACCACCGCACCGGCCGGCAACAGCGGCGCGGACGTGGTCGTGGTGGGATCGCGGATCGCGGGCGCCAAGGTCAATGAAGCGCTGCCGGTCGTGGTGGTCGGCCGCGACAAGCTCGACAGCATCGGCGCGGTCAGCGGCGACGAACTCATCCGCAGCATCCCGCAGATGGGCGACGTCAGCTTCAACCCCAGCAACAATCCGCAGACCAGCAACGCGGCGCGCGGCGACGTCGGCTCGGTCGACCTGCGCTCGCTTGGCGTCGGCAACACGCTGGTGCTGCTCAATGGCCGCCGCGTTGTGACTCACCCGGCCAGCCAAGGGCTCTCGGACACCGGCACCGTTCCCGTGCTGAGCTACAACAGCAACGCGATCCCGACGCTCGGCCTGCAACGGCTCGAAGTGCTGCTCGACGGCGGTGCGGCGCTTTACGGGTCAGACGCGGTCGCGGGCGTGGTCAACACCGTGCTGCGCGACAATTACAGCGGCATCCGGTTGCAGGCGCAATATGGCGGCGCCGAGGGCACGCACCTGCGCGAATTCCAGGCGGGCGGGCTGTTCGGGATCAACCTAGCGCGCGGCAACATCACCGCCTCGGTCGAATATACTCACCGCCGCCCGTTGCTTGCCGAGGACCAGGATTTCACGGCCTCGGCCGACCTGCGCCCACTGTTCGCCGACGATCCCGATTTCGCCGGCTCGACCACGCCCGACGGACGCGCGACGCGCGGCACGTGGCCGGCGCTGCAGGTTCCGGTGACGGGCGGACGGCCGCGGATAGGCACCACCAACCTCACCTCGGCGGCCGGCTCGTTCACCATCCGGCCAACCAGCCTGGGCGGCTGCACCCGCGCGCTGACCCCGGACCTGTGCCTGGTCAACACCGCGCTGGCGACCACCGGCGCCTTCCGCAACCTGCGCTACGACACGGCGGTCGGGACCACGGTGCTGCCCCGGATCGATCGCATCAACGCTTTCGCCAACGGGCACTACGGCCTGACCAACTCGCTGACGCTGTTCAGCGAATTGGGCTACTATCGCTCCCACTCGCTCAACATCCAGCCACCGGTCATCAACCTCAACCAGATCTGGATCCCGGCCTCCAACTATTACAACCCGTTCGGACCGACCACGATCAACGGCCAGCCGAACCCCAATCGCCTGCCGGGTCTGGTCAACGTGCCGGCCGCGGGGCTGCCGGTGCTGCTCACCACCTACCGCTACGTCGACACCGGTCCGCAGACCGTGGACGTCAAGAGCTCGCAGCTGCGCGCACTCGTCGGCCTCAAGGGCGAGACCATGGGCTTCAAGTGGGACAGCGCGCTGACCTATTCGCGCGCCCGGACGGTCGACAGTTCGTTCGCCGTGCGCAGTTCGGCGCTGCAGCGGAGCCTCGCGCTGTCGACGCCCGATGCCTACAACCCGTTCAACGGCGGCTGCCTCGACACGCTCAGCTACGGCGACTGCACGCCCAGCTCGCAAGCCGCGATCGACGCGATCGGCTTCCAGCTCAAGCGCCGTTCGACGACGTCCCTGGCGATGGCCGACTTCCGCGCCTCCAACTCGCGACTGTTCAGCCTGCCGGGCGGCAATGTCGGGCTCGCCATCGGCGGCGAGGTCCGTCGCGAAACCCAGCGCGACGACCGCGATAGCGCCGTCGATGGCTCGTCGCCCTTCGTCGACGCGGTTTCGGGCGCGGTGACCATCAGCGATGCCGCGGCGGTCAGCGACAATCCCGATACCCACGGCAGCCGCACAGTTGCCGCCGCCTACGCCGAATTGGCGGTGCCGGTCATTTCGCCGGAAATGCACGTGCCGCTGGTTCGCAGCCTCGACCTGCAATTGGCCGGTCGTTTCGAGCATTACAGCGACTTCGGCAGCGTCGCGCGGCCCAAGATCGCCGCCGCCTGGGACGTGATCGACGGCTTGCGCTTTCGCGGCTCTTATTCGAAAGGCTTCCGCGCCCCCAACCTCGAGCAGGTCAATGCGGTCGAATATGCGCGGCTGGCGACCGGGCAGGATCTCATCCGCTGCCAAGCCGACTTGAACGCCGGGCGCATCACCAGCTTCACTGCCTGTGGCAACAACGTCGGCTTCTCCCGCCGGGTGTCGGGCAATCCCGACCTCAAGCCGGAAAAGAGCACTAATTATAATCTCGGCACGGTGATCGAACCCAAGTTCATCCCGCACGGCCTCGGCCGGATGACCTTCACCGCCGATTATTGGTCGATCAAGCAAAAGGGCATCGTCGGCATCCTCGGCGCGGACACCGCGCTGGCGCTCGACTATCTGCTGCGGCTGCAGGGCTCGTCCAATCCGAACGTCATCCGCAGCGCGCCCAATGCCGACGATGTCGCTTTCTTCGCCGGGACGGGGATCGCGCCCGCCGGGCAGATCACCACCGTCCGCGACCAGTTCATCAACCTGCTGCCGCAGACCGTGCGCGGAATTGACCTGGGCTATTATTGGACCACGCCGCGGACTTCGATCGGTCGCTTCGATCTCTCGGTCAACACGACCCGGCTGCTCAAATTCTCGCGGCCGCCGGGCGACACGGTCGACCAGCTCGTCGCCGCCCGCGCCGCCGGCCAGATCAACCCGGCCACGCCCCTGCCGGAAACCCAGAACCTCATCGAATCCAACGGCCGCCCCAAATGGCGCGCGACCGCGTCGCTGACCTGGTCGATCGATCGCTTTCAGGTCGGCGGCTTCGCCCGCTACACCGGCGCGGTCAACGAGACCGGCTTCGTCGACGCCAACGGCGTGCCCTACCGGGTCCACGACCAGCTGACCGCCAACCTCTATGCGCAGGTGACATTCAAGAAAGGCGAGCTCTATCCGGGTTCGCTGCGCTGGCGAGTTGGGGTGCGCAACCTGACCAACGCGCAGCCGCCGCTGACCTCGACCGGTTATCTCGGCAGCCTCTATCAACCCTACGCGCGCTACTGGTACACCAGCGTCCAGACGGAGTTCTGA
- a CDS encoding 2'-5' RNA ligase family protein translates to MSGALIVTAELGKADFAWLDGERRRFFPPERNQLSAHLTMFHALPPSAEEEARRELKRHTLGPVPAATVAGLMNLGGGVAYRIVSDELEAIRRDLANHFHGLLTAQDGQGWRPHVTIMNKAEPKAAKALLDALQASFRPRPLQIAGLGLHRYLGGPWEKMLVSNFR, encoded by the coding sequence GTGAGCGGGGCACTGATCGTCACCGCCGAGCTCGGCAAGGCCGACTTCGCCTGGCTCGACGGCGAGCGGCGGCGCTTCTTCCCGCCCGAGCGCAACCAGCTATCGGCGCATCTGACGATGTTCCACGCGTTGCCGCCCTCGGCCGAGGAGGAAGCCCGGCGCGAGCTCAAGCGCCACACGCTTGGCCCGGTGCCGGCGGCGACCGTCGCCGGGCTGATGAACCTCGGCGGCGGGGTCGCCTATCGGATCGTGTCCGACGAGCTGGAAGCGATCCGCCGCGATCTTGCCAATCATTTCCACGGGCTGCTGACCGCACAGGACGGGCAGGGCTGGCGGCCGCACGTGACGATCATGAACAAGGCTGAGCCCAAGGCCGCCAAGGCATTGCTCGACGCGTTGCAGGCGAGCTTCCGCCCGCGCCCACTGCAGATCGCGGGGCTGGGGCTGCACCGCTATCTGGGCGGGCCGTGGGAGAAGATGCTGGTCAGCAACTTCCGCTGA
- a CDS encoding potassium transporter Kup — translation MTNADAAAEPVNEEGVSEALQSHSHAPQGSLAKLALGAVGIVFGDIGTSPIYAFRETFAGHHKLAPDALHIYGVLSLIFWSMMIIVTLKYVTIIMRADNKGEGGSLALLALINRTAGTKRRWTAGIVMLGVFATALFYGDSMITPAISVLSAVEGLTTVSPVFTPLVLPLAIGILIGLFWIQSRGTGAVGTLFGPVMLVYFGVLAVLGIVHIMAFPTIILRMINPLDAVYFFVAEPTRAFLAMGSVVLAVTGAEALYADMGHFGRKPIRAAWFLVLGCLLLNYLGQGAMLLAQTPAQALETVKNPFFYLAPEGLRLPLVLLATAATIIASQAVISGAFSVTQQAIQLGFIPRLKITHTSETAAGQIYIPAINWALMIMVVLLVVTFRSSSNLAAAYGIAVTGAMAIDTLLIAVVFGTLWKWPAWKAWPLVALFLLVDTTYFGANLLKVPAGGWFPLLIGAIAFTLLTTWAKGRQLMLNRMAEASLPMEVFIKSAAVSATRVPGTAVFMTSSANGVPHALLHNLKHNKILHERVMLLTVRIEDVPFVTAEKRLTHEDYGAGFFRVMLRYGFMEEIDVPADLQKLQGCGPKAKMMDTSFFLARQTLIASSRPGMAIWREKLFSWMLRNAESAMEFFKLPTNRVVELGSQVEI, via the coding sequence ATGACAAATGCCGACGCCGCCGCCGAACCCGTCAACGAGGAAGGCGTCAGCGAAGCGCTCCAAAGCCATTCGCATGCTCCGCAGGGATCGCTCGCCAAGCTGGCGCTCGGAGCGGTCGGCATCGTCTTCGGAGACATCGGCACCTCGCCGATCTACGCCTTTCGCGAGACGTTCGCCGGGCATCACAAGCTCGCCCCCGACGCGCTGCATATCTATGGCGTGCTCAGCCTGATCTTCTGGTCGATGATGATCATCGTCACGCTGAAATATGTGACGATCATCATGCGCGCCGACAATAAGGGAGAAGGCGGCAGCCTCGCCCTGCTGGCGCTGATCAACCGCACCGCGGGAACCAAGCGACGCTGGACCGCGGGGATCGTCATGCTCGGGGTCTTCGCCACCGCCCTGTTCTACGGCGACAGCATGATCACGCCGGCGATCTCGGTGCTGTCGGCGGTCGAGGGACTGACCACGGTCAGCCCGGTGTTCACGCCGCTGGTGTTGCCGCTGGCGATCGGCATCCTGATCGGCCTGTTCTGGATCCAGAGCAGGGGTACTGGCGCCGTCGGCACACTGTTCGGACCGGTGATGCTGGTCTATTTCGGCGTTCTGGCGGTGCTGGGCATCGTCCACATCATGGCCTTCCCGACGATCATCCTGCGGATGATCAATCCGCTCGACGCCGTCTATTTCTTCGTGGCCGAGCCGACCCGTGCCTTTCTGGCGATGGGGTCGGTGGTGCTGGCGGTGACCGGCGCCGAGGCGCTCTACGCCGACATGGGGCATTTCGGGCGCAAGCCGATCCGCGCCGCCTGGTTCCTGGTGCTGGGCTGCCTGCTGCTCAATTATCTCGGGCAGGGCGCGATGCTGCTCGCCCAGACGCCGGCGCAAGCGCTCGAGACGGTCAAGAACCCATTCTTCTACCTCGCGCCCGAGGGTCTTCGCCTGCCGCTGGTACTGCTCGCCACCGCCGCCACCATCATCGCCAGCCAGGCGGTGATCAGCGGCGCTTTCTCGGTCACGCAGCAGGCGATCCAGCTTGGCTTCATCCCGCGCCTCAAGATCACCCACACCAGCGAGACCGCCGCCGGGCAGATCTACATCCCGGCGATCAACTGGGCGCTGATGATCATGGTGGTGCTGCTGGTGGTGACCTTCCGTAGCTCGTCCAACCTCGCGGCGGCCTACGGGATCGCGGTGACCGGGGCGATGGCGATCGACACGCTGCTGATCGCGGTGGTGTTCGGAACGCTGTGGAAGTGGCCGGCGTGGAAGGCGTGGCCGCTGGTCGCGCTATTCCTGCTGGTCGACACGACCTACTTCGGCGCCAACCTGCTCAAGGTGCCCGCCGGCGGCTGGTTCCCGCTGCTGATTGGCGCGATCGCTTTCACCCTCCTTACCACCTGGGCGAAGGGTAGGCAGCTGATGCTGAACCGGATGGCCGAGGCGAGCCTGCCGATGGAGGTGTTCATCAAGTCGGCGGCGGTGAGCGCCACCCGCGTGCCCGGGACGGCGGTGTTCATGACCAGCTCGGCCAATGGTGTGCCGCACGCGCTGCTGCACAATCTCAAGCATAACAAGATCCTCCACGAGCGGGTGATGCTGCTGACCGTGCGGATCGAGGACGTCCCGTTCGTCACTGCCGAGAAGCGGCTGACCCACGAGGATTATGGCGCGGGCTTCTTCCGGGTGATGCTGCGCTACGGCTTCATGGAGGAGATCGACGTGCCCGCCGACCTCCAGAAGCTCCAGGGCTGCGGGCCAAAGGCGAAGATGATGGACACCAGCTTCTTCCTTGCCCGCCAGACGCTGATCGCCTCGTCGCGGCCAGGGATGGCAATCTGGCGCGAGAAATTGTTCAGCTGGATGCTGCGCAACGCGGAAAGCGCGATGGAATTCTTCAAGCTGCCGACCAATCGGGTGGTCGAGCTGGGGAGCCAGGTCGAGATCTGA
- the ald gene encoding alanine dehydrogenase, whose translation MRIGVPKEIKNHEYRVGLTPASVKELVAAGHELFVETKAGSGIDCPDSAYQKAGATILAGPQEVFDAAEMIVKVKEPQPSEIALLKPHHLLFTYLHLAADKAQAEGLMKSGATCIAYETVTSRTGALPLLKPMSEVAGRMSVQVGAHYLEKEQGGRGVLLGGVPGVAPAKVAILGGGVSGVNAAQMAVGMRADVTIYDISMERLAELDMFFSSQIKTAYATKATIAKAVEEAELVIGAVLVPGAAAPKLVTRDMLKTMKRGSVLVDIAIDQGGCFETSHATTHDDPVFEVDGVIHYCVANMPGAVSRTSAFALNNATLPFAMKLASLGAAEAMRQDPHLANGLNVSDGKIRHQAVAEALDLPFEPLVA comes from the coding sequence ATGCGCATCGGCGTGCCCAAAGAGATCAAGAATCACGAATATCGGGTCGGCCTGACCCCCGCTTCGGTCAAGGAGCTGGTGGCGGCGGGGCACGAGCTGTTCGTCGAGACCAAGGCCGGCAGCGGGATCGACTGCCCCGACAGCGCCTACCAGAAAGCCGGCGCCACCATCCTCGCTGGCCCGCAGGAAGTGTTCGACGCGGCCGAGATGATCGTCAAGGTCAAGGAACCCCAGCCCTCCGAGATCGCGCTGCTGAAGCCGCACCATCTCCTCTTCACCTACCTCCACCTCGCCGCCGACAAGGCGCAGGCCGAGGGGCTGATGAAGTCGGGCGCGACCTGCATCGCCTATGAGACGGTCACCAGCCGCACCGGCGCGCTGCCGCTGTTGAAGCCGATGAGCGAAGTCGCCGGCCGCATGTCGGTCCAAGTCGGCGCGCACTACCTCGAAAAGGAACAGGGCGGCCGCGGCGTCCTGCTCGGCGGCGTCCCCGGCGTCGCCCCAGCCAAGGTCGCGATCCTCGGTGGCGGCGTCAGCGGCGTCAACGCCGCGCAGATGGCGGTCGGCATGCGCGCCGACGTCACCATCTACGACATTTCGATGGAACGGCTGGCCGAGCTCGACATGTTCTTCTCGAGCCAGATCAAGACCGCTTATGCGACCAAGGCGACCATCGCCAAGGCGGTCGAGGAGGCCGAGCTGGTGATCGGCGCGGTGCTCGTCCCCGGCGCCGCCGCCCCCAAGCTCGTCACCCGCGACATGCTCAAGACGATGAAGCGCGGTAGCGTGCTGGTCGACATCGCGATCGACCAGGGCGGCTGCTTCGAGACCAGCCATGCGACCACCCACGACGACCCCGTCTTCGAGGTCGACGGCGTGATCCATTATTGCGTCGCCAACATGCCCGGCGCGGTGTCGCGGACCAGCGCCTTCGCGCTCAACAACGCCACCTTGCCCTTCGCGATGAAGCTCGCCTCGCTCGGCGCGGCCGAGGCGATGCGGCAGGATCCGCACCTCGCCAACGGGCTCAACGTGTCGGACGGCAAGATCCGCCACCAGGCGGTCGCCGAAGCGCTCGACCTGCCGTTCGAGCCGCTGGTCGCCTGA
- a CDS encoding methyltransferase family protein: MTANTAEIAPPSPRGRSYNVRVGLDIAERVCLILAAAPFLMRFSTALQQDPWILGLILGEMMTVGLLLIRRPGPMAGHPWAIFVALVGTFTPLFVRAPNIPAYIEAGKVLMWVGFAMSLGAKLSLNRSFGMIAANRGVRRGGVYALIRHPMYMGYAITHVGFIMVYPSLVNALMYLFTWTFQLLRIREEEKWLMQDPAYAEYAAHVRYRLIPGVY, translated from the coding sequence ATGACAGCGAACACGGCCGAGATCGCGCCCCCCAGCCCGCGCGGACGCTCCTACAACGTCAGGGTCGGGCTCGACATCGCCGAACGGGTCTGCCTGATCCTCGCGGCGGCGCCGTTCCTGATGCGCTTCTCGACCGCGCTGCAGCAGGACCCGTGGATCCTCGGCCTGATCCTGGGCGAGATGATGACCGTCGGGTTGCTGCTGATCCGCCGGCCGGGGCCGATGGCTGGGCATCCGTGGGCGATCTTCGTCGCGCTGGTCGGCACCTTCACGCCCTTGTTCGTCCGCGCCCCCAACATCCCGGCCTATATCGAGGCCGGCAAGGTGCTGATGTGGGTCGGCTTCGCGATGAGCCTCGGCGCCAAGCTGAGCCTCAACCGCAGCTTCGGAATGATCGCCGCCAACCGCGGGGTCCGCCGCGGCGGCGTCTACGCGTTAATCCGCCACCCGATGTACATGGGCTATGCGATCACCCACGTCGGCTTCATCATGGTCTATCCGAGCCTGGTGAACGCGCTGATGTACCTGTTCACCTGGACCTTCCAGCTGCTCCGCATCCGCGAGGAGGAGAAATGGCTGATGCAGGACCCGGCCTATGCCGAATATGCCGCGCACGTCCGTTATCGGCTGATCCCCGGCGTCTACTGA
- a CDS encoding tetratricopeptide repeat protein: protein MGLALLLLLVLLTAAGLWWFGKLRGAAFQLALAALMIGSAGYALQGRPELAGAPKAAGQRAAPLPLTKPRQAMFGQFNAADRWLIIADGYESRGETADAVGIIRAGLRAHPNDPALWVGMGNALVDHAGMLTPAATIAFERARAAAPNHPAPLFFQGLALARSGQNEQALALWQQALKLTPPTTSYRPFIAEGIAALGAAPPATGR, encoded by the coding sequence ATGGGGCTTGCACTGTTGCTGCTGCTGGTGCTGCTTACCGCCGCCGGGCTTTGGTGGTTCGGAAAATTGCGGGGGGCGGCCTTCCAGTTGGCGCTGGCGGCGTTGATGATCGGCAGCGCCGGCTATGCGCTGCAGGGCCGGCCCGAATTGGCTGGGGCGCCCAAGGCGGCCGGGCAGCGGGCGGCGCCCTTGCCGCTGACCAAGCCGCGGCAGGCGATGTTCGGGCAGTTCAACGCCGCCGACCGCTGGCTGATCATCGCCGACGGGTACGAGAGCCGCGGCGAAACCGCCGACGCGGTCGGCATCATTCGCGCCGGGCTTCGCGCGCATCCCAATGACCCCGCGCTGTGGGTGGGGATGGGCAATGCGCTGGTCGACCATGCCGGGATGCTGACCCCGGCGGCGACCATCGCCTTCGAGCGGGCGCGGGCGGCGGCGCCGAACCACCCCGCGCCCTTGTTCTTCCAGGGACTGGCGCTCGCCCGCAGCGGGCAGAACGAGCAGGCGCTAGCGCTGTGGCAGCAGGCGCTCAAGCTCACCCCGCCCACTACGAGTTATCGGCCGTTCATCGCCGAGGGGATCGCGGCGCTCGGCGCGGCCCCACCGGCGACTGGGCGCTAG
- a CDS encoding DUF3072 domain-containing protein yields the protein MTDTPDDNPKAHPTGNAVKDPDQWTTGDEPMTGAQASYLQTLSEEAGEAFDPDLTKADASKKIDALQEQTGRGD from the coding sequence ATGACCGACACTCCTGACGACAATCCCAAGGCGCATCCGACCGGCAATGCGGTCAAGGATCCCGATCAGTGGACCACTGGCGATGAGCCGATGACCGGCGCGCAGGCGAGCTATCTCCAGACCCTGTCCGAGGAAGCCGGCGAGGCCTTCGATCCCGACCTCACCAAGGCCGATGCGTCGAAGAAGATCGACGCGCTGCAGGAGCAGACCGGCCGCGGTGACTAG
- a CDS encoding cytochrome c-type biogenesis protein, protein MIGLLPVAAYADSSQPPAPYAYRQLPNPRQEAQAKALMEELRCLVCQGQSIADSDAELAGDMRSLVRQRIQAGERPEAVKAWLVARYGSWVSYAPVLGPDTLLLYAAPVLLLLVGGWLAARRLRGGR, encoded by the coding sequence GTGATCGGCTTGTTGCCGGTCGCCGCTTATGCCGATTCCAGTCAGCCGCCCGCGCCTTATGCCTATCGCCAGCTGCCCAATCCGCGGCAGGAAGCGCAGGCCAAGGCGCTGATGGAAGAGTTGCGCTGCCTCGTCTGCCAGGGGCAGTCGATCGCCGACAGCGATGCCGAGCTAGCCGGGGACATGCGCAGCCTGGTGCGGCAGCGGATCCAGGCGGGGGAGCGGCCCGAGGCGGTCAAGGCGTGGCTGGTCGCGCGCTACGGCAGCTGGGTGAGCTATGCGCCGGTGCTGGGGCCCGACACCTTGCTGCTTTATGCCGCGCCGGTGCTGCTGTTGCTGGTCGGCGGATGGCTCGCCGCGCGGCGGTTGCGGGGAGGGCGCTGA